From Struthio camelus isolate bStrCam1 chromosome 21, bStrCam1.hap1, whole genome shotgun sequence, one genomic window encodes:
- the C21H1orf159 gene encoding uncharacterized protein C1orf159 homolog isoform X2, whose protein sequence is MEVPYVLLLTKLVAEVASKSTESSVSETECCVDVLDTNSSCPVTNQCSPGCYRRWNEDGSSSCIKCKNETLPVATVYNLTDCRNTGIRGMNFQMNISTVTPFIQNIGGPEVAASLIVGTFFISLFLILSVASFFYLKRANKLPNVFYRRNKASVLQPSETASMIPPPTSSGSLI, encoded by the exons ATGGAGGTGCCATATGTCCTTCTCCTAACTAAACTTGTAGCAGAAGTTGCCAGCAAATCTACTGAAAGTTCG gtttcAGAGACAGAATGTTGTGTGGATGTGTTGGATACAAACAGTTCCTGTCCAGTAACCAACCAGTGCAGTCCAG GTTGTTACAGGCGATGGAATGAAGATGGTAGTAGTAGCTGcattaaatgcaaaaatgaaaccCTTCCTGTTGCAACTGTTTACAATCTGACTGATTGCAGAAATA CTGGTATCAGAGGAATGAATTTCCAAATGAATATAAGCACTGTAACTCCCTTCATACAAAACATAG GGGGCCCAGAAGTGGCAGCCTCTCTTATAGTGGGAacatttttcatcagtttattCCTGATTCTGTCTGTTGCTTCTTTCTTCTACCTCAAACGGGCCAATAAACTTCCTAATGTTTTCTACAGAAGAAACAAAG catCTGTTCTCCAGCCTAGTGAAACA GCATCCATGATACCTCCCCCGACTTCTTCAG GCTCACTGATTTGA
- the C21H1orf159 gene encoding uncharacterized protein C1orf159 homolog isoform X1: MEVPYVLLLTKLVAEVASKSTESSVSETECCVDVLDTNSSCPVTNQCSPGCYRRWNEDGSSSCIKCKNETLPVATVYNLTDCRNTGIRGMNFQMNISTVTPFIQNIGGPEVAASLIVGTFFISLFLILSVASFFYLKRANKLPNVFYRRNKASVLQPSETASMIPPPTSSVRKPRYVRRERSLVTSASSAMISSAETRVSNV, encoded by the exons ATGGAGGTGCCATATGTCCTTCTCCTAACTAAACTTGTAGCAGAAGTTGCCAGCAAATCTACTGAAAGTTCG gtttcAGAGACAGAATGTTGTGTGGATGTGTTGGATACAAACAGTTCCTGTCCAGTAACCAACCAGTGCAGTCCAG GTTGTTACAGGCGATGGAATGAAGATGGTAGTAGTAGCTGcattaaatgcaaaaatgaaaccCTTCCTGTTGCAACTGTTTACAATCTGACTGATTGCAGAAATA CTGGTATCAGAGGAATGAATTTCCAAATGAATATAAGCACTGTAACTCCCTTCATACAAAACATAG GGGGCCCAGAAGTGGCAGCCTCTCTTATAGTGGGAacatttttcatcagtttattCCTGATTCTGTCTGTTGCTTCTTTCTTCTACCTCAAACGGGCCAATAAACTTCCTAATGTTTTCTACAGAAGAAACAAAG catCTGTTCTCCAGCCTAGTGAAACA GCATCCATGATACCTCCCCCGACTTCTTCAG TTCGGAAGCCACGATATGTCAGACGAGAACGGTCGCTAGTGACATCTGCATCTTCTGCTATGATCTCTTCTGCAGAAACAAGGGTCAGCAATGTTTAG